The Lytechinus pictus isolate F3 Inbred chromosome 17, Lp3.0, whole genome shotgun sequence genome contains a region encoding:
- the LOC129280928 gene encoding uncharacterized protein LOC129280928 isoform X1, producing the protein MELWPIVAIAVHSILIVQASTSGFNITDVRLVDGAIPSEGRLEVLVPDYSTEWQTVSSWGFGYDEASVICRELGYPAANNVDSWQFGFVDHSSLGIECVKDEDSIAECSAHPDYVSFFTSEVICYERGYLGCYPRDLPELTDVEGPWRNSSDIQTEVTIPDCVTWCNRSENAYTYAAVYRGGTCLCGNASLAINQSASVQESMCNERCTGRSINNCGGLYHVALFDIETSPEADGTIYAKFGTTESSWNFDNSTLYPETSSTSSLSGNVTCNQKTEVQHFKDCGFLGCYPFHLSELTNLETPFGITYNIQNMTIPNCITWCERSGKAYLYAGVLTGASCLCGSASIFIDPSSRVPETSCNSPCIGRRSEFCGGPSHVALFNIETTRTPSILPGTNPYPTLMMETCNCNRTTEVQYSQGGRIGLIVVVAILLLYALVVTFLLIRQRRKGPSSMTMKTEEKGHDPYMDLQPRPVGDGTN; encoded by the exons ATGGAATTATGGCCAATTGTAGCGATCGCGGTGCATTCCATCCTTATCGTGCAAGCCAGTACATCGGGCTTTAACATAACAG atGTTAGGCTGGTGGATGGAGCAATACCAAGCGAGGGGCGATTAGAAGTCCTTGTACCTGATTACTCTACTGAATGGCAGACAGTTTCTTCATGGGGATTCGGTTACGATGAAGCGTCGGTTATTTGCAGAGAGCTCGGATACCCAGCCGCCAATAATGTAGATTCCTGGCAATTCGGGTTCGTAGATCACTCAAGTTTAGGAATAGAATGTGTTAAGG ATGAAGACAGCATTGCCGAGTGCTCTGCACATCCCGATTACGTTAGCTTTTTTACTTCAGAAGTGATATGCTACG AGAGAGGATATCTTGGATGTTACCCTCGTGATTTACCGGAGTTAACTGATGTTGAAGGGCCTTGGAGAAACTCTTCTGACATACAAACCGAAGTGACGATACCTGACTGCGTTACCTGGTGCAACCGCTCCGAAAATGCCTATACCTATGCTGCGGTATACAGAGGTGGCACTTGCCTCTGTGGGAATGCATCTCTGGCCATTAATCAGTCTGCCAGCGTTCAAGAATCGATGTGCAACGAGAGATGTACCGGAAGAAGCATCAACAACTGCGGAGGTCTTTATCATGTAGCTCTGTTCGATA tcgAGACTTCTCCCGAGGCAGATGGCACAATATATGCAAAATTCGGCACCACCGAGTCTAGTTGGAATTTTGATAACTCGACTCTTTACCCTGAAACATCATCGACGTCATCTCTGTCTGGAAATGTCACATGTAATCAGAAGACAGAAGTACAGCATTTCAAAG attgTGGATTTCTAGGATGCTATCCCTTCCATTTATCAGAGTTAACGAACCTTGAAACTCCTTTTGGAATCACATATAACATTCAAAACATGACGATACCAAACTGCATTACCTGGTGTGAACGCTCTGGAAAGGCCTATCTCTACGCTGGTGTACTTACTGGTGCCTCATGTCTGTGTGGGAGTGCATCCATTTTCATTGACCCGTCTTCTCGGGTACCTGAAACATCGTGTAATTCGCCATGTATCGGACGAAGGAGTGAATTTTGTGGAGGTCCATCTCACGTTGCTCTATTTAACA TCGAGACAACCCGCACACCATCAATTTTGCCGGGCACTAACCCTTACCCTACCTTGATGATGGAAACTTGTAATTGTAATCGAACGACAGAAGTACAATACTCCCAAG gagGGCGAATTGGTTTGATCGTCGTAGTCGCAATTCTTTTGCTGTATGCACTTGTTGTTACTTTCTTACTTATTCGACAAAG ACGCAAGGGGCCAAGTTCCATGACTATGAAAACTGAAGAAAAGGGACATGATCCTTACATGGACCTACAGCCAAGACCTGTTGGAGATGGAACAAACTAG
- the LOC129280928 gene encoding uncharacterized protein LOC129280928 isoform X2 yields MELWPIVAIAVHSILIVQASTSGFNITDVRLVDGAIPSEGRLEVLVPDYSTEWQTVSSWGFGYDEASVICRELGYPAANNVDSWQFGFVDHSSLGIECVKDEDSIAECSAHPDYVSFFTSEVICYERGYLGCYPRDLPELTDVEGPWRNSSDIQTEVTIPDCVTWCNRSENAYTYAAVYRGGTCLCGNASLAINQSASVQESMCNERCTGRSINNCGVETSPEADGTIYAKFGTTESSWNFDNSTLYPETSSTSSLSGNVTCNQKTEVQHFKDCGFLGCYPFHLSELTNLETPFGITYNIQNMTIPNCITWCERSGKAYLYAGVLTGASCLCGSASIFIDPSSRVPETSCNSPCIGRRSEFCGGPSHVALFNIETTRTPSILPGTNPYPTLMMETCNCNRTTEVQYSQGGRIGLIVVVAILLLYALVVTFLLIRQRRKGPSSMTMKTEEKGHDPYMDLQPRPVGDGTN; encoded by the exons ATGGAATTATGGCCAATTGTAGCGATCGCGGTGCATTCCATCCTTATCGTGCAAGCCAGTACATCGGGCTTTAACATAACAG atGTTAGGCTGGTGGATGGAGCAATACCAAGCGAGGGGCGATTAGAAGTCCTTGTACCTGATTACTCTACTGAATGGCAGACAGTTTCTTCATGGGGATTCGGTTACGATGAAGCGTCGGTTATTTGCAGAGAGCTCGGATACCCAGCCGCCAATAATGTAGATTCCTGGCAATTCGGGTTCGTAGATCACTCAAGTTTAGGAATAGAATGTGTTAAGG ATGAAGACAGCATTGCCGAGTGCTCTGCACATCCCGATTACGTTAGCTTTTTTACTTCAGAAGTGATATGCTACG AGAGAGGATATCTTGGATGTTACCCTCGTGATTTACCGGAGTTAACTGATGTTGAAGGGCCTTGGAGAAACTCTTCTGACATACAAACCGAAGTGACGATACCTGACTGCGTTACCTGGTGCAACCGCTCCGAAAATGCCTATACCTATGCTGCGGTATACAGAGGTGGCACTTGCCTCTGTGGGAATGCATCTCTGGCCATTAATCAGTCTGCCAGCGTTCAAGAATCGATGTGCAACGAGAGATGTACCGGAAGAAGCATCAACAACTGCGGAG tcgAGACTTCTCCCGAGGCAGATGGCACAATATATGCAAAATTCGGCACCACCGAGTCTAGTTGGAATTTTGATAACTCGACTCTTTACCCTGAAACATCATCGACGTCATCTCTGTCTGGAAATGTCACATGTAATCAGAAGACAGAAGTACAGCATTTCAAAG attgTGGATTTCTAGGATGCTATCCCTTCCATTTATCAGAGTTAACGAACCTTGAAACTCCTTTTGGAATCACATATAACATTCAAAACATGACGATACCAAACTGCATTACCTGGTGTGAACGCTCTGGAAAGGCCTATCTCTACGCTGGTGTACTTACTGGTGCCTCATGTCTGTGTGGGAGTGCATCCATTTTCATTGACCCGTCTTCTCGGGTACCTGAAACATCGTGTAATTCGCCATGTATCGGACGAAGGAGTGAATTTTGTGGAGGTCCATCTCACGTTGCTCTATTTAACA TCGAGACAACCCGCACACCATCAATTTTGCCGGGCACTAACCCTTACCCTACCTTGATGATGGAAACTTGTAATTGTAATCGAACGACAGAAGTACAATACTCCCAAG gagGGCGAATTGGTTTGATCGTCGTAGTCGCAATTCTTTTGCTGTATGCACTTGTTGTTACTTTCTTACTTATTCGACAAAG ACGCAAGGGGCCAAGTTCCATGACTATGAAAACTGAAGAAAAGGGACATGATCCTTACATGGACCTACAGCCAAGACCTGTTGGAGATGGAACAAACTAG
- the LOC129280773 gene encoding allatostatin-A receptor-like: MGSQVTGWGTEMETYSTSTEMGDILSPIADATWLWQPIKWSWWISFQVISSLLGVVGNLLVMILILGGRHLRSSSDVLIGHLALADFLTSVFMFPLPRAEHVPSTPLAEAYCRFIFTSFFMWLSIFMSIMILMVISLERFVAIVYPLHFQRFRRRRYVTKLILCLWALSIAANVHIVVNMSVDGKSRQCRVKHTSRNWQIVTGVIIFLITFAIPASVMIITQVIAARTLKAQSRRFDGALSNISNGSNSLILARNRLLHMLYLVIAIFIVCWGPNNIAYFLYNLHVLDQSYLYGPVDRILVVVAFYNSCANPIVYAIRYPRFRRAIRRLLSCAPVNSGTLFDFNATSATGRQDQTLNHTVMNTVSNNLSRA, from the coding sequence ATGGGATCCCAAGTCACCGGTTGGGGGACTGAGATGGAGACTTACTCGACGTCAACAGAGATGGGAGATATTCTCTCTCCTATTGCAGATGCTACATGGCTTTGGCAGCCAATCAAATGGTCCTGGTGGATATCATTTCAAGTGATATCCTCTCTCCTGGGAGTGGTAGGCAACCTCCTGGTAATGATCTTGATCCTAGGAGGTCGCCACCTCAGGAGTTCTTCTGATGTTCTCATAGGACACCTGGCCCTGGCTGACTTCCTGACCTCCGTGTTTATGTTCCCTCTTCCCAGGGCAGAACACGTTCCGTCCACACCTTTGGCGGAGGCCTACTGCAGATTCATCTTCACCTCGTTCTTCATGTGGTTGTCCATCTTCATGTCCATCATGATTCTGATGGTGATATCCCTAGAGCGATTCGTAGCCATCGTGTACCCGTTGCACTTCCAGCGCTTTCGCCGTCGAAGGTACGTCACCAAGCTCATTCTGTGCCTTTGGGCGTTGTCTATCGCTGCAAACGTCCACATCGTGGTCAACATGAGCGTCGACGGCAAATCGCGGCAATGCAGGGTCAAGCACACCTCACGGAATTGGCAGATTGTTACTGGTGTCATCATCTTCCTGATCACATTTGCGATACCAGCGTCAGTCATGATCATCACACAGGTCATCGCGGCTAGAACCCTCAAAGCGCAGTCTCGACGTTTCGACGGCGCCTTGTCCAACATATCTAACGGCTCAAACAGTCTCATTCTTGCAAGGAACAGGCTCCTGCACATGCTCTATCTGGTCATTGCCATCTTCATCGTCTGCTGGGGACCGAACAACATTGCCTATTTCCTGTACAACCTCCACGTCTTGGACCAGAGCTATCTTTATGGACCTGTTGATAGGATCCTGGTAGTGGTTGCATTTTACAACTCTTGCGCCAATCCCATTGTCTACGCAATCAGGTACCCGAGATTCCGCCGAGCAATCCGTCGGTTGCTGTCCTGTGCACCAGTAAACAGTGGCACCCTCTTCGATTTTAATGCAACTTCAGCAACTGGTCGGCAGGACCAAACACTTAATCACACAGTGATGAATACGGTATCAAATAATCTGTCTCGTGCTTGA